In Alteromonas sp. V450, the following proteins share a genomic window:
- a CDS encoding DUF411 domain-containing protein, with protein sequence MLLPLFAQAEEKRQDEKLFELLVYKTPTCGCCKKWIRHIEDEGIVAHSKDYRSISSIKNKYGIKPNYRSCHTAVSRGGFAFEGHVPAKFIKKFLTEEHPNAIGLSVPAMPVGSPGMEVDDRFMPYKILILLKDGSSKVYAEVNTYEEQF encoded by the coding sequence ATGCTTTTACCTCTTTTTGCGCAAGCTGAAGAGAAACGACAAGACGAAAAATTATTCGAACTATTGGTTTATAAAACCCCAACCTGTGGTTGTTGTAAAAAGTGGATACGTCATATTGAAGATGAGGGTATTGTTGCCCATTCAAAAGACTACCGCAGTATAAGTTCTATCAAGAATAAATATGGTATCAAGCCAAACTATCGCTCTTGCCATACTGCCGTGAGTCGAGGTGGCTTTGCCTTTGAAGGCCACGTTCCTGCTAAATTTATCAAAAAATTCCTAACTGAAGAACATCCAAATGCTATAGGTCTATCTGTACCTGCCATGCCTGTGGGCTCACCCGGAATGGAAGTGGACGATCGCTTTATGCCTTACAAGATCCTTATCCTTCTTAAAGATGGTTCTAGTAAGGTTTACGCAGAAGTTAATACTTACGAGGAACAATTCTAA
- a CDS encoding antitoxin Xre/MbcA/ParS toxin-binding domain-containing protein, with protein MNYETMFEHLVRDNPEIKKILLKLYLEPERATKWLLVPKAQLNGVAPAELLELEPNRVLDLLNQIQRGDFS; from the coding sequence ATGAATTATGAAACTATGTTTGAACACTTAGTAAGGGATAATCCTGAAATTAAAAAGATTTTATTAAAGCTCTACCTCGAGCCAGAGAGAGCTACAAAGTGGTTGTTGGTTCCTAAAGCGCAATTAAATGGAGTTGCCCCAGCTGAGTTATTGGAGTTAGAGCCGAATCGAGTTTTGGACTTATTAAATCAAATTCAAAGAGGCGATTTCTCTTGA
- a CDS encoding 2Fe-2S iron-sulfur cluster-binding protein: protein MSFIKSSKTLHKWLSLVVGIQLLIWLGTGVYFNLMDHHKAGGHEYRVHSHSDHKLSAFELKPVSVVGRVSKDIQPISVKLIWILERPYYHFVYQAGQHSYQKSRSELFDAVTGEPFKLSSSQVLIIAQQSYSGPGELLKPELSQPPFDDYVAQQNPMWKVNVRDKNNTTIYLDAATGKVLRHANDDFRLKDLMMKLHFMDYGNSGGFNHWWIIVFAICTLLLSITGVIWLVQLYKNGLLKLKWHQSNQTVAVTFAEAGTSCDVSASENHSILEGLANSHVYLPSSCGGGGTCGKCVFKSENDLPPTSAEIEQLTEEELAQGYRLGCQHTISEVDSVEVMSSNKIETHELIVVASQFITPFIKEVKFKVKSGNPLTYKAGAYMEFDIPAGMNDLRPNDMPQAFEKYWSEYAHGRFTHSGASRHYSLANFDQETDELTFNIRWQTSADGHRAGIGSSYLGALEVGETVTARGPYSDFFAMSQPGSTNKHRRIFIGAGSGLAPLRAIIFEELKKHNHQDEMILIYGARTEEDLLYQSELEALEQSHDNFTYIPTLSAPSPQWKGNRGYVQKSLLSQLSENVQPFATEFYLCGPAAMMEEVENMILDIGVPSQLIFKDKFTR from the coding sequence ATGTCATTTATTAAATCAAGCAAAACCCTCCATAAGTGGCTTTCTTTAGTGGTGGGAATTCAATTACTTATTTGGTTGGGAACCGGCGTTTATTTCAATTTGATGGATCATCATAAAGCAGGTGGACATGAATATCGTGTTCACTCTCATAGTGACCACAAGTTATCAGCGTTTGAACTTAAACCTGTTTCTGTCGTAGGTCGCGTGTCAAAGGACATTCAGCCGATAAGCGTAAAACTGATATGGATTCTGGAACGCCCCTACTATCACTTCGTTTACCAAGCGGGCCAACACAGTTACCAGAAAAGCCGTTCTGAATTATTCGATGCTGTAACGGGAGAACCTTTTAAGCTGTCTTCGTCACAGGTGTTAATCATTGCTCAGCAATCATATTCGGGTCCAGGAGAATTGTTGAAACCAGAGCTCTCACAACCACCATTTGACGACTATGTTGCTCAACAAAATCCGATGTGGAAAGTTAACGTTCGAGATAAAAACAATACAACCATCTACCTAGATGCAGCGACAGGTAAAGTACTTCGACATGCCAATGACGATTTCAGACTTAAAGACCTAATGATGAAGCTGCACTTTATGGACTACGGAAATTCAGGTGGCTTTAATCATTGGTGGATAATTGTTTTTGCCATTTGTACCTTACTCTTATCAATTACAGGCGTTATTTGGTTAGTCCAACTATACAAGAATGGATTACTCAAATTGAAGTGGCATCAAAGCAATCAAACAGTTGCTGTGACGTTTGCTGAGGCGGGAACAAGCTGTGATGTGTCAGCTTCTGAAAATCATTCAATCCTTGAGGGGTTAGCTAACTCGCATGTTTACTTGCCTTCTAGCTGCGGAGGTGGTGGAACCTGTGGCAAATGTGTCTTTAAGAGCGAAAATGACCTTCCTCCAACTTCAGCTGAAATAGAACAGCTAACTGAAGAAGAATTGGCTCAAGGTTATCGACTAGGCTGTCAGCATACCATTTCAGAAGTTGATTCTGTGGAGGTTATGTCCAGTAATAAAATTGAAACCCACGAATTAATAGTCGTTGCATCACAGTTCATAACCCCATTCATCAAGGAAGTGAAATTTAAGGTTAAGTCTGGCAACCCACTTACATACAAAGCGGGTGCGTATATGGAATTTGACATACCAGCAGGTATGAATGATTTGCGTCCAAATGATATGCCCCAGGCATTTGAAAAATACTGGAGCGAATATGCTCATGGAAGGTTTACCCACAGTGGCGCAAGCCGTCATTACTCCTTAGCGAATTTTGACCAAGAAACCGATGAACTAACGTTTAACATACGTTGGCAAACCAGTGCCGATGGTCATAGAGCGGGTATTGGATCTTCGTATTTAGGGGCACTTGAAGTGGGAGAAACAGTAACGGCTAGAGGTCCATATTCTGATTTCTTTGCGATGTCCCAACCCGGTAGCACTAACAAACATCGACGTATATTTATTGGGGCAGGTTCAGGCTTAGCTCCTTTGAGAGCCATCATTTTCGAAGAATTGAAAAAGCACAACCATCAAGACGAGATGATACTGATTTATGGTGCTAGAACGGAAGAAGACTTGTTATACCAAAGTGAGTTAGAAGCGTTAGAGCAGAGCCATGACAATTTCACTTATATACCAACATTATCAGCACCTTCTCCACAGTGGAAAGGTAATCGAGGCTACGTACAAAAATCATTGCTGTCGCAACTCAGTGAAAATGTGCAGCCTTTCGCTACTGAGTTTTATCTGTGTGGGCCTGCGGCAATGATGGAGGAAGTTGAAAATATGATCCTAGATATTGGTGTGCCTTCACAGCTTATATTTAAAGATAAATTTACTCGTTAA
- a CDS encoding TolC family protein, with the protein MKTFTSTGKMSTISTLALSLMLGTSVFSAHAQKTISLEQALALAEQNDPWLHGSKLKQSAVENRSVATSSLPDPKVSISMMNLPTDSWDFDQEGMTQFKVGVSQMFPRGDSLEIKEKQLKIEASKFPLMREDRKAKLKTKVSELWLDAYQAQQTIALIESDWTLFEQMAEVARASYSNAVGKTRQQDVIRAQLEIVQLEDRLTAQKQKLETTIALLNEWLHVYDSSNLDDVFDFDSQPNAFGVSEQLPTIRLENPSLLKSTGYSRNKLAIEFSDHPAILAIDIKRKVSEKGIELAKQQYKPQWGVNASYGYRDDMPSGDERADLFSVGVSFDLPLFTENRQDKQVAASIAESEAVKTEKLLLTKQMISAVEKELRQLNRLSERQSLYKDNLLKQMHEQAEASLTAYTNDDGDFAEVVRARIAELNARIAALKIDVETLKTVARINYFFAAVPSHQVGDGFKNGSNAKFGDK; encoded by the coding sequence ATGAAGACTTTCACCTCAACCGGCAAGATGTCGACTATTTCAACATTGGCTTTAAGCTTAATGTTAGGCACGTCAGTCTTCTCTGCTCATGCACAAAAGACGATATCACTCGAGCAAGCACTTGCTCTTGCAGAGCAAAATGATCCTTGGCTGCATGGTAGTAAGCTAAAACAGTCGGCTGTGGAAAATCGAAGTGTCGCAACAAGCTCTCTACCAGATCCCAAGGTTTCAATAAGCATGATGAATTTACCTACTGATTCATGGGATTTTGACCAAGAGGGTATGACGCAGTTTAAAGTTGGTGTATCTCAAATGTTCCCCCGCGGAGACAGCTTAGAGATAAAAGAAAAACAATTAAAAATAGAAGCTTCTAAGTTCCCTTTAATGCGTGAAGACCGAAAAGCAAAATTAAAAACTAAAGTATCTGAGCTTTGGTTAGATGCTTATCAAGCGCAACAAACTATCGCGCTTATTGAGTCGGATTGGACTCTTTTTGAACAAATGGCCGAAGTAGCAAGGGCTAGTTATTCGAACGCCGTAGGTAAAACAAGGCAGCAAGATGTCATTAGAGCACAGCTTGAAATTGTTCAGTTGGAAGACAGACTTACAGCTCAAAAGCAAAAGCTTGAAACGACAATTGCTCTATTGAATGAATGGTTGCACGTATATGACAGCAGCAATTTAGATGACGTATTTGATTTTGATTCGCAACCTAATGCATTTGGGGTATCAGAGCAGCTCCCGACAATAAGGCTAGAGAACCCGTCTCTGTTGAAATCAACAGGATACTCGAGAAATAAGCTTGCGATCGAGTTTTCAGACCACCCTGCAATATTAGCAATAGATATAAAGAGAAAGGTTTCAGAAAAAGGGATTGAACTTGCGAAACAGCAATACAAACCTCAATGGGGCGTTAATGCAAGTTATGGATATAGAGACGATATGCCTTCGGGTGATGAGCGAGCCGACTTATTTTCTGTAGGTGTTTCATTCGATTTACCACTTTTCACAGAGAACCGACAAGATAAACAAGTTGCAGCATCGATTGCAGAGTCAGAAGCAGTTAAAACAGAGAAGTTATTGCTGACAAAGCAAATGATCAGTGCCGTTGAAAAAGAGCTAAGGCAGCTTAATCGTTTGTCGGAACGTCAGTCACTCTATAAAGATAACTTATTGAAGCAAATGCATGAACAAGCAGAGGCTTCCTTAACTGCTTATACCAACGATGATGGTGATTTTGCTGAAGTGGTTAGGGCCAGAATTGCTGAATTGAACGCCAGAATAGCTGCATTAAAAATTGATGTAGAAACGTTAAAAACCGTTGCACGAATCAACTACTTTTTCGCAGCAGTACCCTCACATCAGGTTGGTGACGGGTTTAAAAATGGCTCAAATGCGAAATTTGGAGATAAATAA
- a CDS encoding MbcA/ParS/Xre antitoxin family protein, with translation MLDEYAVIKAQKILQNWKASSVQIDSILPLGVNETELEERSRLILQIDQALKIMFNNPDNINGFMRMPNHNGTFKGKTPLEVVSSGGLNELIKVLDHLKEGLFIK, from the coding sequence ATGTTAGATGAATACGCAGTTATAAAAGCTCAGAAAATTTTGCAAAATTGGAAAGCAAGTTCTGTGCAAATTGATTCGATATTGCCGTTAGGAGTTAATGAAACAGAGCTTGAAGAAAGGAGCAGACTGATTTTACAAATCGATCAAGCGTTAAAAATTATGTTCAACAACCCAGACAACATTAATGGTTTTATGAGAATGCCAAATCACAACGGCACTTTTAAAGGTAAAACGCCCCTTGAAGTCGTAAGCTCAGGAGGTTTAAACGAGTTAATAAAAGTATTGGACCATTTAAAAGAGGGGCTTTTTATCAAATAA
- a CDS encoding efflux RND transporter periplasmic adaptor subunit produces MSNNKPQIKLIAAAIIGAILGAGALNMFQGSPTSSEQGEESGEKKPLYWVAPMDSNYRRDQPGKSPMGMDLIPVYEEDSANDDFGPGAVTISPHVVNNLGVRTSPVELKTMHSEINTVGYVQYDEDQLVHIHPRVDGWIEKLFVKAAGNPVEKGQPLYTLYSPQLVNAQEELLIALNRNNKSLISAAKDRLKALQLSNDFIEQLSRDRKVQQSITFYSPQSGVVDGLKIREGFFVKPGNTLLSIGKLEQVWVEAEVFERDAAIIKEGLPVSMTLDYLPGQEWAGIVDYVYPTLNSKTRTLRVRLKFDNPEHQLKPNMFAQVSIHANQGENAVLVPKEAVIRTGKQDRVVLALGDGQFKSIEVSIGRVDQENIEILEGLNEDDVVVTSAQFLIDSESSKSSDFKRMTHEEVPESVWMEGEINSVMAGHRMATITHGPAEAWDWPEMTMDFNVADSVDIDSLKAGQTLHFEVSKTEDGGYEVTGIHIMSQPEVSSATVTGTINSIEPTSRTLNISRGPIEKWDRPAATMDFVLADDLDLSSVNVGDEIGFTFEIRDDFVITEISRNAAMPHSNEQNSSAVDHSHH; encoded by the coding sequence ATGTCGAACAATAAACCTCAAATTAAATTAATTGCCGCAGCCATAATTGGCGCTATTTTAGGTGCTGGCGCATTGAATATGTTCCAAGGTTCGCCCACCTCATCTGAGCAAGGTGAAGAGTCTGGTGAGAAGAAACCTTTGTATTGGGTAGCACCAATGGACTCTAACTATCGAAGAGATCAGCCGGGCAAATCGCCGATGGGGATGGATTTGATTCCGGTATATGAGGAAGACTCTGCGAATGACGACTTTGGTCCGGGAGCAGTTACTATCTCTCCTCATGTCGTCAATAACCTTGGGGTTAGGACGTCACCAGTTGAGTTGAAAACAATGCACTCAGAAATCAACACGGTGGGCTACGTTCAATATGATGAAGATCAACTCGTACATATTCATCCTCGAGTTGATGGTTGGATTGAAAAACTATTTGTTAAAGCAGCTGGTAACCCAGTAGAGAAAGGTCAGCCCTTATATACGCTTTACTCTCCTCAGCTCGTTAATGCGCAAGAGGAGCTGCTAATTGCGTTAAATCGTAACAATAAGTCGTTGATTTCTGCTGCTAAAGATCGCCTTAAGGCACTGCAATTATCTAACGATTTTATTGAACAGTTATCGCGAGATCGTAAAGTTCAACAAAGCATCACTTTCTACTCACCTCAATCAGGCGTAGTAGATGGATTAAAAATCCGTGAAGGATTTTTCGTCAAGCCAGGAAATACATTATTAAGTATTGGTAAATTGGAACAAGTTTGGGTTGAAGCTGAAGTCTTCGAGCGAGACGCAGCAATAATCAAAGAAGGGTTGCCTGTTTCAATGACACTTGACTATCTGCCTGGTCAAGAATGGGCAGGCATTGTTGATTATGTCTATCCAACCTTAAACAGTAAAACAAGAACGCTTCGAGTGAGATTGAAATTTGATAACCCGGAGCATCAATTAAAACCCAATATGTTTGCGCAAGTATCTATTCATGCTAATCAAGGCGAAAACGCAGTTTTGGTGCCTAAGGAAGCGGTTATAAGAACGGGTAAACAAGACCGCGTAGTACTCGCTCTAGGGGATGGGCAATTTAAATCTATCGAAGTTTCGATTGGGCGGGTTGATCAAGAAAACATCGAGATTCTGGAAGGTTTAAATGAAGACGATGTTGTTGTCACATCTGCTCAATTCCTAATTGATTCAGAGTCTAGCAAAAGCTCTGACTTTAAAAGAATGACACACGAAGAAGTTCCTGAATCAGTTTGGATGGAAGGAGAAATAAATAGTGTTATGGCAGGACATAGAATGGCCACCATTACTCATGGTCCAGCTGAGGCTTGGGATTGGCCAGAAATGACGATGGATTTCAATGTAGCTGATAGTGTTGATATCGATTCATTAAAAGCAGGCCAAACGTTGCATTTCGAAGTGTCAAAAACAGAAGACGGAGGCTATGAAGTTACGGGTATTCATATCATGTCACAGCCAGAAGTTTCATCAGCAACAGTAACTGGAACAATAAACTCTATCGAACCCACATCTCGCACGCTAAACATTAGTCGAGGCCCGATTGAAAAGTGGGACAGACCTGCTGCAACAATGGACTTTGTATTGGCAGATGACCTTGACCTTTCTAGCGTTAATGTTGGCGATGAAATTGGCTTTACATTTGAAATTAGAGATGACTTTGTCATTACAGAGATTTCTCGTAATGCAGCTATGCCACATTCGAATGAACAAAACAGCTCTGCTGTTGATCACTCGCACCATTAA
- a CDS encoding efflux RND transporter permease subunit has product MIESIIRWSVGNRFFVVLITLIIAFGGLFSLKNTPVDAIPDLSDVQVIIKTSYPGQAPQVVQDQVTFPLTTAMLSVPGAQTVRGYSFFGDSYVYIIFDDDTDLYWARSRVLEYLSQVASSLPDSAKPQLGPDATGVGWVYIYALTDKSGNHDLSQLRSIQDWFLKYELQTVPGVSEVAAVGGMVKQYQVQVDPDKLRAYNVPLSHIQMALKRGNKETGASVVEMAEAEYMVTATGYIQSVQDIEKIPLGINEQGTPLRIGDVANVNLGPQMRRGIAELNGEGEVVGGVVVMRFGENAQQTINGVKEKLASLKSSLPEGVEVVPVYDRSKLINNAVDNLWKKLLEELVVVALVCAAFLFHLRSSIVAVITLPLGILVSFIIMYMQGINANIMSLGGIAIAIGAMTDGAIVMIENMHKHMEALNKKGIPLTDENRWQIVAKAASEVGPALFFSLLIITVSFLPVFILEAQEGRMFSPLAYTKTYAMAASAGLAITLVPVLMGYFIRGKIVSEKKNPLNRLLIAMYMPVLRLVMKFPKATIVAAILVTIVGFWPVDKIGSEFIPPLDEGDLMYMPTTYPGISIGKARELLQQTDKLIRTVPEVENVFGKVGRAETATDPAPLTMIETFIQLKPKDQWREGVTTDSLKAEFDKLVKFPGLTNAWVMPIKTRIDMLATGIKTPVGIKVAGPDLDTIQEIGQQIEQLLPQVAGTASVYSERVAGGRYIKVDISRDKASRFGLNIEDVQQVVSTAIGGMNVTQTVEGQERYPVNLRYPQDYRDSPEQLARLPVVTPNGQRIALGDVADIRVENGPPGIKSENARINGWTFIDIDGVDVGTYVENAKSYLANNLELPAGYSITWAGQYEYMERAKEKLTYVLPLTFAIIVILLYLNFRSFSEVAIIIATLPMAMIGGLWLMYLEGFNFSVAVGVGFIALAGVAVEIGVIMLVYLNQAYQSAKEECEQANTPFTKQKLAQAIMEGAGMRIRPVMMTVATIIIGLMPILYGTGTGSEVMSRIAAPMVGGMASAVILTLIVLPAIYYLWRVRTVQQPTKPPFNLLKSSRKYHKWIMAFIGVQFLFWSITGLYMVSMDIHHIHGETLVKNQNQTLELNEVNFTTASLIENFPEAKDISLGKLLDKQVYRFTNGGEGKVAVDANTGDVIPQIDETMARKIGNYHYAGSGQIEALTIMTSASEMPAELSPRHLPFWQIKFEGLSSPTLYVNQNTGTVVAKRHDFWRLFDWMWRFHIMDYDDGENVSNWFLLLVASLGLLAALAGAVLTYYRVAAPNKSEAV; this is encoded by the coding sequence ATGATTGAATCAATTATTAGATGGTCTGTAGGCAATCGATTTTTCGTTGTACTCATAACGTTAATCATTGCCTTCGGTGGACTATTTTCATTAAAGAATACGCCTGTTGATGCGATCCCTGATCTATCGGATGTGCAGGTGATCATTAAAACTAGCTATCCGGGTCAAGCACCACAGGTTGTTCAGGATCAGGTTACATTCCCGCTAACAACAGCCATGTTATCGGTTCCAGGTGCTCAAACCGTTCGAGGTTACTCGTTTTTCGGTGATTCATATGTTTACATCATATTTGATGATGACACCGACTTGTATTGGGCAAGAAGCCGCGTTCTTGAATACTTAAGCCAAGTAGCCTCTAGTTTACCTGACTCGGCCAAACCGCAATTGGGACCTGACGCAACAGGTGTGGGTTGGGTATACATTTATGCTTTAACGGATAAGTCTGGTAATCACGATTTAAGCCAACTAAGAAGTATTCAGGATTGGTTTCTAAAATATGAACTCCAAACTGTCCCAGGTGTGTCTGAAGTCGCCGCAGTGGGCGGAATGGTTAAGCAATACCAAGTTCAGGTTGATCCTGACAAACTGAGAGCCTACAACGTACCGTTAAGTCATATCCAAATGGCGCTTAAACGAGGTAATAAGGAAACTGGTGCATCAGTTGTCGAAATGGCAGAAGCCGAGTATATGGTTACTGCGACAGGTTATATCCAATCTGTACAAGACATCGAAAAAATACCATTAGGTATTAACGAGCAAGGCACACCCCTTCGTATAGGAGATGTCGCAAACGTCAATCTAGGCCCTCAAATGCGTCGAGGGATAGCCGAACTTAATGGTGAGGGTGAAGTTGTTGGTGGTGTTGTAGTCATGCGCTTTGGTGAAAATGCGCAGCAAACTATCAATGGTGTAAAAGAGAAACTTGCATCACTTAAATCTTCACTGCCTGAAGGCGTCGAAGTTGTCCCTGTTTACGATAGATCTAAATTGATAAACAACGCTGTAGACAACCTTTGGAAAAAGTTACTCGAAGAGTTAGTCGTTGTAGCCTTAGTTTGTGCAGCATTTTTGTTTCATCTTCGTTCTTCAATTGTCGCCGTAATCACGCTGCCGTTAGGCATCTTGGTGTCTTTCATCATCATGTATATGCAAGGGATTAATGCAAACATCATGTCTCTTGGCGGTATTGCTATTGCAATTGGTGCTATGACAGATGGTGCCATAGTCATGATTGAGAATATGCACAAGCACATGGAAGCTCTCAATAAAAAGGGAATACCTCTGACAGATGAAAACAGATGGCAAATCGTTGCTAAAGCGGCAAGTGAAGTTGGTCCTGCACTGTTTTTCAGTTTGCTCATTATTACCGTCTCATTCTTGCCTGTGTTTATCTTGGAAGCCCAAGAAGGCAGAATGTTTTCACCGCTCGCTTATACAAAAACTTACGCAATGGCAGCATCAGCGGGTCTTGCAATTACATTAGTGCCGGTCTTAATGGGTTACTTTATCCGAGGGAAAATAGTCTCTGAAAAGAAAAATCCGTTAAACAGGTTGCTTATTGCCATGTATATGCCGGTTTTAAGATTGGTGATGAAGTTCCCGAAAGCGACTATTGTCGCAGCCATTTTAGTGACAATTGTTGGCTTTTGGCCTGTTGATAAAATCGGTAGTGAGTTCATCCCTCCGTTGGATGAAGGCGATTTAATGTATATGCCTACCACATATCCTGGTATTTCAATAGGTAAAGCAAGGGAGTTGTTACAGCAAACGGATAAGCTTATTCGCACGGTACCTGAAGTTGAAAACGTATTTGGTAAGGTTGGCCGAGCTGAAACAGCAACAGATCCTGCACCATTAACCATGATTGAAACCTTTATACAACTTAAGCCAAAAGATCAGTGGCGTGAAGGTGTGACAACCGACTCATTGAAAGCTGAGTTTGATAAGTTAGTTAAATTTCCGGGCTTAACCAATGCGTGGGTAATGCCAATCAAAACACGTATCGACATGCTTGCTACTGGGATTAAGACGCCTGTAGGGATCAAAGTTGCAGGTCCTGATTTGGATACTATTCAGGAGATTGGCCAGCAAATAGAACAACTGCTGCCGCAGGTTGCAGGTACAGCCTCTGTGTACTCTGAGCGCGTTGCCGGAGGTCGATATATTAAAGTTGATATATCTCGCGATAAAGCGAGTCGCTTTGGTCTTAATATTGAAGATGTTCAACAAGTTGTATCTACAGCGATAGGCGGAATGAATGTTACCCAAACCGTTGAAGGACAAGAGAGATACCCCGTCAATTTGCGTTATCCTCAGGATTATCGTGATTCTCCAGAGCAGCTTGCGAGGTTGCCAGTTGTTACGCCTAATGGTCAACGAATAGCATTAGGTGATGTTGCAGACATTAGAGTTGAAAACGGGCCTCCAGGGATTAAGAGTGAGAATGCTCGAATTAATGGCTGGACGTTTATCGACATTGATGGCGTAGATGTTGGTACTTATGTAGAAAATGCAAAATCTTATTTGGCCAATAATCTAGAGCTTCCAGCTGGTTATTCGATTACATGGGCTGGTCAATATGAGTACATGGAACGTGCTAAAGAGAAACTTACATACGTATTGCCACTAACCTTTGCAATTATTGTCATTCTGCTTTATCTAAATTTCCGATCATTTAGTGAAGTAGCGATTATTATTGCTACCTTGCCTATGGCCATGATTGGAGGCCTATGGTTGATGTATTTAGAAGGTTTTAATTTCTCAGTGGCAGTGGGTGTTGGGTTTATTGCACTAGCTGGGGTGGCTGTGGAAATTGGGGTAATCATGCTTGTATACCTCAATCAAGCATACCAGAGCGCAAAAGAAGAATGTGAACAAGCTAATACACCATTCACCAAGCAAAAATTAGCGCAAGCGATTATGGAAGGCGCAGGTATGCGTATCCGTCCAGTAATGATGACAGTGGCGACCATTATAATTGGATTAATGCCTATTCTCTATGGAACAGGCACCGGCTCAGAAGTCATGAGTCGTATAGCTGCACCTATGGTTGGAGGCATGGCTAGCGCTGTGATTTTAACCTTAATCGTACTACCTGCAATTTACTATCTGTGGCGTGTTAGAACAGTTCAACAGCCAACAAAACCGCCGTTCAACTTGTTGAAATCCAGCCGTAAATATCACAAATGGATCATGGCGTTTATTGGCGTGCAGTTCCTGTTCTGGTCTATTACAGGTTTATATATGGTGAGCATGGATATTCACCATATACATGGCGAAACCTTAGTAAAGAATCAAAATCAAACACTTGAGCTGAACGAGGTTAACTTCACTACAGCTTCTTTAATCGAGAATTTTCCAGAGGCTAAAGATATCTCTCTAGGTAAGCTTTTGGATAAGCAAGTGTATCGTTTTACCAATGGGGGTGAAGGCAAAGTCGCGGTAGACGCAAATACTGGTGACGTTATACCTCAGATTGACGAAACCATGGCCAGAAAAATCGGCAACTACCACTATGCCGGTTCGGGGCAGATTGAAGCATTAACTATAATGACTTCAGCATCTGAGATGCCGGCGGAATTGTCACCTAGACACCTACCGTTTTGGCAGATCAAGTTTGAAGGGCTTTCTTCGCCTACGTTATATGTAAATCAAAATACAGGAACTGTAGTGGCTAAAAGACATGACTTTTGGCGACTATTTGATTGGATGTGGCGTTTTCACATTATGGACTATGACGACGGTGAAAATGTCTCAAACTGGTTTTTGTTGCTAGTTGCGTCGCTAGGACTTTTAGCCGCATTGGCTGGTGCTGTCCTGACTTACTACCGTGTAGCTGCGCCAAATAAAAGTGAGGCGGTTTAA